GAAAAGTTTATCATAGCTAAACAACTAAATCCAACTAAAACACCAAGTCATATCTAACTAaacaaatatctaaaataGAGAATTGAAATAGACGTTATTATTGAAccaagataaaatatagataataaaCAAAAGCAACTAAAACACCAAATTATatctaactaaaaaaaatatctaaaatctTTATATCTCTACATTTATCCAAAGTCATTATCATGAGTATAATCATCACCATTTAAAATCTGAGAAGTAATTAACACGCGCAACCTACTAATTATGATATTCCATTAATCCACCTCGGTAATTATACACCCTATGAATCTCACTGGTCAACTTTCCCACGcttaggagagagaaagagccACAGTGTTCATCTCatctagagagagaatggaaCAGACTCCATCTACACACAGAAACACATACACACAGTCGTGTAGAGAGAGAAGCGAAACAGTGCAGAAGAGAGCGACAGCACATGCATTATCCGATCATCAAATCTCAGTTTATATTTCCAGATTAAAATAACaggaaattaaaattgagagagataAACAATAATGAGAGTGAAATCGAAATCAGGTGCCTGCAAAAAGGCAATGAGAAATCAATAACTGCAAAacctagagagagagagagagagtgcgCGCGTGTCTGGGCTGTGTAGTGTGTAGAAGGGGGCAAACGACAGCAAAACTGCAGCATTTGGTCTCTTCAATCCTCAGCATCTTCTTCTATTCCTATTCTCCCTAACCTCCTCTTGTCTCCCTCCTTTcatcccctctctctctaccGCCGGAAAACAATCCGAATCGAGAATACCTAATCTGAGAAGAGAGAGGAGGGGAAAGGCGATGAGAGCTGGTGAGAAATCATAGCCGTTTATTTGAGCTGGATTTGAATTGAGAGGGCAAATGAAGGCAGTAAATACCGGCAGCGGAGCTCCGCCGCCGAACGCCTCCGCAGCTGAAGGTCAGTTATTCTCTCAAATGTTAATAGTTAATTGCGAATATTAAATACGTAGTCCACATTTGAATCGATGAATCaatcttcatttatttgtgtttCCATACGAGTAAATTGTCGTTTGTTGAAAGAGGATTGAAGTTTTcgacacgtggcaaattgcaGGTGAGAAGAAGAGCATCAACGGTGATCTATGGCAGGCCTGCGCCGGACCACTGGCAAACCTGCCGGCGGCTGGGACTCACGTCGTCTACTTTCCTCAAGGCCACAGCGAACAGGTGGATTCTACTTTCTTCTTGTTCAGTTTTTCTTTGCCCTTTTTTAGAAGAATCTATAATTTTTGTATGGAGAGATGGAGCTAGATTGTCCTTTTATTGAGTAGAAGCTGCGTTtggttttcaattttccatAACCATCATAATTTGGGGAAATAATTGACTTAAAAAACTAGTTTGATTCTTTCTGTAATCgtttaattttggtttgtaCTGTAAATTTGGATTTCCAGGTTGCTGCTTCCATGAGAAAGGATGCCAATGCACAAATACCAAGCTATCCAAATCTTCCCTCGAAACTCATATGCCTTCTTCACAACGTCACATTGCATGTATGGTTGGTTTGGTTTTTAGTAGTGCTGCTATTCTTATCAACTCCTTTGAATGGATTTAAAGACTAAATTGTTTCTGGCGTCTAGGCTGATCCAGAAACGGATGAGGTATATGCGCAGATGACGCTGCAGCCAGTGCCTTCGGTAGGTTCTTTCTCTTGTTGATGAATGTTTCTGAAAATTTTGTgcttattactactactttatggaacaatttgaagatatgaaggCATTTTAAGTAACAATTTGAGGAACTGTTATGTTTGTTTGATTGCAGTTTGACCAGGATGCACTGTTGAGATCAGATCTATCGATGAAAGTGAATAAGCCACAGACGGAATTCTTCTGTAAAACCTTGACTGCAAGTGATACTAGCACACATGGTGGTTTTTCTGTGCCTCGACGTGCTGCAGAAAAGATTTTTCCTACTCTGGTTAGTCTCTCGAGAGTTGTAATCTACTGTCTGTTTGTGAATTCCTTCAAAGTATGTGATGCTTGAAATGCTCATGCAATTGTAGGACTTTTCAATGCAACCACCTGCGCAAGAGATTGTTGCCAGGGATCTTCATGAAACTGTGTGGACATTTCGTCATATTTTCCGGGGTAAGCTGATACAGTTATCTTCGTTTCTTTGGACGCCACTGAACTCACTGTTGCCAAGGTAGTCCCGagcatttaaaaatttgttacaAATTGTCAAATTTAGGACAGCCAAAGCGTCACTTGCTTACTAGTGGATGGAGCCTTTTTGTTAATGCAAAGAGGTTGGTTGCCGGTGACTCGGTCTTGTTTATCAGGTAATGATGCAGGATACTGAAATGCTTCTTTGGATTTAAAAAATCTGAATAGTATGAactcttctctttcaaatgGATTTCTCTTGAAAGGACACCAACATGTTACCTATATGCAATCAGGGATGAAAAACAGCAGCTTCTCTTGGGAATAAGACGGGCTAATAGGCAACCTGCTAACTTGTCATCATCAGTGTTGTCGAGTGATAGCATGCACATTGGAGTTCTAGCTGCAGCTGCCCATGCTGCTGCAAACAGTAGCCCTTTCACTGTGTTCTACAATCCAAGGTTATATTTATTCTTGACTGTTGTAGTTTGCTTACATATGATGCATCCCATCCTTAGATACCTTGGCTTATTTGCATGATTtcttattctttattttactttgAGAGCAGGTCTAGTCCATCAGAGTTTGTCATCCCTCTAGCTAAGTACTACAGAGCCGCCTGCAGTAGCCAGATATCCCTTGGCATGCGCTTCCGGATGATGTTTGAAACAGACGAATCAGGGACAAGAAGGTATTGGTGATACTTTATGAATTCATATCCTACCCCATTATTGTTGTGAATATCTCATAAACCAAAAGCAATATTTATAACGATCATAGTAAGTCACTGAACAAAAAACTAGAGAGCCTACATCCCAACATATGAACTAATTATGAGATCCCTACCATTTAGTAAACTTGTATGAAATGCATGATGCAGATATATGGGAACGATAACAGGAATCAGTGACTTGGATCCGGTGAGATGGAAGAACTCACAGTGGCGCAACTTACAGGTAATCAGTGAAAATACTCTCAGTTTTGTCTAAAATGGACCTGCACTATAAGGAGATTTTTGGATGCTCACTTGGCATTTTATGAGCAGGTTGGTTGGGATGAATCCACTGCTGGTGAAAGACGTAGTCGAGTCTCCATATGGGAAATTGAACCTATTACAGCTCCATTTTTCATCTGTCCTACGCCTCCTTTCCTTCGCACAAAGTTTCCTAGGCAGCCAGGAATGCCAGGTAAAAGGAGCGCCTAGAAATGATTCTGCAATGTTACATCCAAACTTTGCTGTTTGTGCCTCCTGTGTCTTTAGTGGAATGCCCCTGAGTTTTTGCATTTTCAGTGGCATCTCTTTATGGTGTCTAATCATATTAGTTGACTAATATTCTATTCACAGAAGTGGGCAATGAAAAATACTTAATGCGATTGAGCAATATTCCTAGTAGAgttgatcaaattttattcatttagagaaaagaatcaaaaagaaaaaaaaatggtccTGGAATATTATGTCAGAACACGCTTGATGGGTCGAGATGCCCCTGCTTAGTTCGCTTTTGGCCTACAGGAAAGGAGCTATGTCTGTTTTGCCCTTGGATGTGGCATCCTCTTTTTATGTCTTTCATGACTAATGCACATAGAAGACTAACTAAACACATTCTGGTCATAGTGATTTCAAGAATTGAACTCCTCTGAAATATCTGTTGCCTTTTCTCTCTGCAGATAATGACTCGTCTGATTTTGACAGTCTATTTAGGAGGTCAATGCCATGGCCAGGTGATGAGTTTGGCTTAAAAGATTCGCAAGCACTGCCTGGTTTGAGCTTAGTCCAGTGGATGAACATGCAGCAAAATTCCTCAATGACTAACCCAACACAGTCAAACTACATTAATCATTTACCTGGTTCTGTTCTGCAAAATTTTGGTGGCTCAGATATTTCACGTCAACTAGGTCTGCCCATGACTCAAGTTCCCCATCAGCACAACCTACAGCACAGTGCACAGAGGCCGACTGAGTCAGTGCAGCAACAAGACCAGCTCAAAACATCCACTTTAAACAATATACGCTCGACTATACAGCCACAACAGCAGTTGACTGACGTTACTCATTCACCTAGACAAAGTTTGGGTGGTCAAACTATACCAACAAGCCAAGTCCAGTCCCAGAATCCCATTGAATCTCAGAATGTTTTGCAACATCAACAATCACTTCTCAGTCATCAGCTTCAGAGAAATCTCCCTCAAAATCCGCAGCCGCAGCAGCAGCAGATTATGGCTCATTCTCAACAGCAAAATCTCGATCATACAAGccaacagcagcagcagcacaTGTCAGATAACCAAGTGAAGCTTCAACTTCTACAAAAGCTCCATCAGCAACAGCAGTCACTCTTAGCACAACAGTCTGGACTTCAACATTCTTCCCATTTGACACAACTCCAAGACCAGCAGAAGCAGCTTCTTGAAACCCCACCAAACTTGTCGAGGACTATGAAAACAAACCAAATGTCGGATTCCTCTCAAGCTTCCGGTATGCATTCTCAGTCACATGGTACATGTCAGCAGATGGTAAGAAGTAATAGCCAATTTAATCTACTGCGGTGCTCTCAGCTACCCCAGCAACCTAAACTCCAGCAACAACAGCAGCAATCTGGAATGCTATCAGATTTTTCTGGACATGTCGGAGGTGCCTTAAAACCAATAACCAATCAGCTTTCTGCTAGAAGCAATGGTCTATTGACTGCAGCTACAGGTGGGTTCCAGGCTGCAGTTACTGATGATGTTTCATCTTGTTCAACTTCACTGTCCACAAACAACTGTCGTAATGCAGTTCAGACTGTAATTAATGGCAGAAACCACCAATCCACAACATTAGGGGATGAGATTGCTCAGTCTTCTGCCTCTCTTTTAAATCCAAGTGGTCTAGAGCAGATGTCTTCTAACGGTCACATAGTAAAAGATCTACATCAGAAGTCTGATGCTAAGCCCTCAAtgaatgtttttaaaaatcagaacCATGGATTTATTGGATCACAGACATTCCATGATGGTGCTGGAACTCAGATAGATTATTTGGATAGTTCTTCTTCAGTAACCTCAGTTTTTCCTCAGAATGAAGGTCAGATACCGCAAAACAACTCTATGACTTTCAATTCTCAGTCATTGTTTTTTAGAGATGCTAGCCAAGATGGAGAAGTCATCGGTGATCCAAGGAGCAATGTACCATTTGGGACTGATATTGACAATCAGTTAGATATGCCCTTGATACTTAATCCGTTGGTCACAAAAGACATGGTAGGATCAGGCAAGGACTTTACAAACAATCTCTCTTCCGGAGAAGGCGTGCTTTCCACCTATGAGAACCCCAAAGATGCTCAACCTGTACCCTCTTCATCAATGGTATCTCAGCCGTTTGGGGTGCCGGATGTGGCGTTCAATTCCATTGATTCCAATGTAAATGATGGTGGCTTTGTGAATAGAGGTTCTTGGGCCACACCACATATTCCTAGAATGCGGACATATACAAAGGTTGGTTCTTTATGAGTAAATTGATGTTGAATCATTGATGCAATTATTGCTGGTCCAATCACGATCTAGTAACCCTTACACTGACCtgatatctttttttttgaaggTATACAAGCGAGGGGCTGTGGGCCGGTCTATTGATATTTCGCATTACTCAGGCTATGATGAGCTCAAGCAAGACCTGGCTCGTAGGTTTGGCATAGAGGGACAACTGGAAGACCGGCAGAGAATTGGATGGAAACTAGTCTATGTAGATCATGAGAATGATGTCTTGCTAGTTGGTGATGATCCTTGGGAGTAAGTTGCTAGATAGTTTAATTTTCCAGCATTATCAACATCCTCCTTCATCATACATTTACATGTTTTAATTGCTGCCTTTAGGGAATTCGTGAGTTGTGTACGTTGCATCAAGATTCTTTCTCCTCAGGAGGTCCAACAAATGAGTTTGGATGGTGATTTTGGTGACAATGTTCTTCCAAATCAAGTTTGCAGCAGCTCCGACAATGCTGTGAACTAGCTGGACTAAGGTTTTTCTCTACGTTCGATGCTGAGGTTGCTAGTTCCATAAGTATGACTTCATTTCCATATACATTATGCACTTTTAAAAGCTCCCATCATAGTAGACACTTTATCTGATTCATTGGCTGAGAGATATCCTTGACCCGATAACGACTAAGGTTTCCCGTGGAAAGTACGCAGGTGGGTCTAGAGTCTAGACTTTTACGAAAAGAGGCAATGTGACTTGCAGTTGTAGGACATTTTATCAAGCCATAAACAGATCTAGCTGCTGGGGATATCTATTGTGAGTTGTAAGAATGGTTTTTTCCTTTGGTTTCCTTTGTTTATTTCACTTGTAAAGATTGACTCCTACATAGTTTGTATTTAGGAAATGAGAGTGTTGGGGTATCTATAGTTGCTGCCTATACTAATGCTTTTCCATATATGTATAGTTTACAACTGTAAATAAAACTCAGATGCCACATCAGCCTCAGTGAAGCTGATATAAACCGTGACAATTTATATGAATGTTcccattttatgttttatgtatttaGTGGTTGTTTCCTTGTGAGTTTTGATGTGAATTTCTGAATgcatatgtgaatattttaataacttGGGTATTCAATTGTAACAGTCCCTAATAATTTGGGTATAATGTAACTTTCGGACTTCGGTAAGGATCATTCAGTGTTGTTTGGAGCGCGAGGTGCATCATCACGATTTGGTAAAAATCTAGGGCGTGGGTGACCTtagttagagcatccacaacgATTGCTCTTAAAttatctcatcccttaactaggTCCTATAcgagtatttttaatttcatctcttAATTAAGATATAACACATCCACAATGCATCACATCCCTTTAACTATTAATGGGTCTCACTATTTCatatctttctttattttatattttcccaaccaatataaaaaggacatttatataaaaaaattattatattaaagttataaataaaatgacataattgaaatactaaaattataaatcattgAAAGCGATAAAATACTAGATGAATTGAGggttattaaaataaaaatcgaaaataaGGTAATATTCGAGGAACtgcgattttttttttaatatttttcctatttgaatttttcccattttttaaaaatcaaattccaaCGACCAAAACGATGACCACTCGCTGGGTCAAGTGGACGTCAATGCATACTCCATATCGCGCCACGTGTGTCGGACGCATCGCCTCGTCAAGCAGAGACGTGGTCGCTGCAGCGAGACGCTTGCAACGACATACCGATGGCGGCTCATCCGGACGGAACGAGACAACCCATCCGACCAAGCGTCGTTGTTAGTCTTAGATTAAGTTAATACGAGTTGGATCAATGTAGAATTTTCTAGACTTAGATTAAGTTTCAAAAgccttttaattaatttcaaactGCTAGCGCTCTAACCGTACCACCATCGCCTCAACCATCCCCTGAATGTCACTCACCCTAGCCACCTTGGGGTAATTCTGGTGGACCCTGCACCATTGGCATTTACAAGTCATGATTGATATACATAATCAgacatt
The genomic region above belongs to Salvia hispanica cultivar TCC Black 2014 chromosome 3, UniMelb_Shisp_WGS_1.0, whole genome shotgun sequence and contains:
- the LOC125211979 gene encoding auxin response factor 19-like isoform X1 codes for the protein MKAVNTGSGAPPPNASAAEGEKKSINGDLWQACAGPLANLPAAGTHVVYFPQGHSEQVAASMRKDANAQIPSYPNLPSKLICLLHNVTLHADPETDEVYAQMTLQPVPSFDQDALLRSDLSMKVNKPQTEFFCKTLTASDTSTHGGFSVPRRAAEKIFPTLDFSMQPPAQEIVARDLHETVWTFRHIFRGQPKRHLLTSGWSLFVNAKRLVAGDSVLFIRDEKQQLLLGIRRANRQPANLSSSVLSSDSMHIGVLAAAAHAAANSSPFTVFYNPRSSPSEFVIPLAKYYRAACSSQISLGMRFRMMFETDESGTRRYMGTITGISDLDPVRWKNSQWRNLQVGWDESTAGERRSRVSIWEIEPITAPFFICPTPPFLRTKFPRQPGMPDNDSSDFDSLFRRSMPWPGDEFGLKDSQALPGLSLVQWMNMQQNSSMTNPTQSNYINHLPGSVLQNFGGSDISRQLGLPMTQVPHQHNLQHSAQRPTESVQQQDQLKTSTLNNIRSTIQPQQQLTDVTHSPRQSLGGQTIPTSQVQSQNPIESQNVLQHQQSLLSHQLQRNLPQNPQPQQQQIMAHSQQQNLDHTSQQQQQHMSDNQVKLQLLQKLHQQQQSLLAQQSGLQHSSHLTQLQDQQKQLLETPPNLSRTMKTNQMSDSSQASGMHSQSHGTCQQMVRSNSQFNLLRCSQLPQQPKLQQQQQQSGMLSDFSGHVGGALKPITNQLSARSNGLLTAATGGFQAAVTDDVSSCSTSLSTNNCRNAVQTVINGRNHQSTTLGDEIAQSSASLLNPSGLEQMSSNGHIVKDLHQKSDAKPSMNVFKNQNHGFIGSQTFHDGAGTQIDYLDSSSSVTSVFPQNEGQIPQNNSMTFNSQSLFFRDASQDGEVIGDPRSNVPFGTDIDNQLDMPLILNPLVTKDMVGSGKDFTNNLSSGEGVLSTYENPKDAQPVPSSSMVSQPFGVPDVAFNSIDSNVNDGGFVNRGSWATPHIPRMRTYTKVYKRGAVGRSIDISHYSGYDELKQDLARRFGIEGQLEDRQRIGWKLVYVDHENDVLLVGDDPWEEFVSCVRCIKILSPQEVQQMSLDGDFGDNVLPNQVCSSSDNAVN
- the LOC125211979 gene encoding auxin response factor 19-like isoform X2 codes for the protein MVVFLCLDVLQKRFFLLWTFQCNHLRKRLLPGIFMKLCGHFVIFSGPKRHLLTSGWSLFVNAKRLVAGDSVLFIRDEKQQLLLGIRRANRQPANLSSSVLSSDSMHIGVLAAAAHAAANSSPFTVFYNPRSSPSEFVIPLAKYYRAACSSQISLGMRFRMMFETDESGTRRYMGTITGISDLDPVRWKNSQWRNLQVGWDESTAGERRSRVSIWEIEPITAPFFICPTPPFLRTKFPRQPGMPDNDSSDFDSLFRRSMPWPGDEFGLKDSQALPGLSLVQWMNMQQNSSMTNPTQSNYINHLPGSVLQNFGGSDISRQLGLPMTQVPHQHNLQHSAQRPTESVQQQDQLKTSTLNNIRSTIQPQQQLTDVTHSPRQSLGGQTIPTSQVQSQNPIESQNVLQHQQSLLSHQLQRNLPQNPQPQQQQIMAHSQQQNLDHTSQQQQQHMSDNQVKLQLLQKLHQQQQSLLAQQSGLQHSSHLTQLQDQQKQLLETPPNLSRTMKTNQMSDSSQASGMHSQSHGTCQQMVRSNSQFNLLRCSQLPQQPKLQQQQQQSGMLSDFSGHVGGALKPITNQLSARSNGLLTAATGGFQAAVTDDVSSCSTSLSTNNCRNAVQTVINGRNHQSTTLGDEIAQSSASLLNPSGLEQMSSNGHIVKDLHQKSDAKPSMNVFKNQNHGFIGSQTFHDGAGTQIDYLDSSSSVTSVFPQNEGQIPQNNSMTFNSQSLFFRDASQDGEVIGDPRSNVPFGTDIDNQLDMPLILNPLVTKDMVGSGKDFTNNLSSGEGVLSTYENPKDAQPVPSSSMVSQPFGVPDVAFNSIDSNVNDGGFVNRGSWATPHIPRMRTYTKVYKRGAVGRSIDISHYSGYDELKQDLARRFGIEGQLEDRQRIGWKLVYVDHENDVLLVGDDPWEEFVSCVRCIKILSPQEVQQMSLDGDFGDNVLPNQVCSSSDNAVN